A genome region from Haliotis asinina isolate JCU_RB_2024 chromosome 11, JCU_Hal_asi_v2, whole genome shotgun sequence includes the following:
- the LOC137255427 gene encoding uncharacterized protein: MSARFLSSTVNVSTSAKCSPTKAKEAVFVPFAEGGFGSSGATPGKHHAGYIEPIHSKVFKLALSIPFRKGSVFTIGDYGAADAQFQVIHEDQGENDFNSLFRRLTGIIPEPPSYLLTMDNVYAFACGTDFYKQCVPSNSMHFIMCMMSVHWLSQLPTVYRDSIYVYYESLKEEKVALRRQAQADWEKFLLMRSRELREGGVLFVGSPAAYMDQKTCRLRHYGEKLVTLMTDVWKSFTISGKIARHEFINTNFPCCLRNTDQIREPFEIEGSQVLALGQHLLPK; this comes from the coding sequence ATGTCTGCAAGATTTCTCAGTTCAACTGTCAATGTATCAACGTCTGCAAAATGTTCTCCAACAAAAGCTAAAGAGGCCGTGTTTGTTCCCTTTGCAGAAGGTGGATTTGGAAGCTCTGGGGCTACTCCCGGAAAACATCATGCTGGATATATAGAGCCAATACACTCAAAGGTTTTCAAATTAGCCCTGTCTATTCCTTTTCGAAAAGGTTCAGTGTTCACCATAGGGGATTATGGCGCAGCAGATGCCCAATTTCAGGTTATTCATGAAGATCAGGGTGAAAATGATTTCAACTCTCTCTTCCGACGCTTGACAGGAATTATTCCTGAGCCACCATCCTACCTTCTGACAATGGACAACGTGTATGCTTTTGCTTGTGGAACGGACTTCTACAAACAATGTGTACCTTCTAATTCCATGCATTTCATCATGTGCATGATGTCCGTGCACTGGCTATCTCAACTGCCCACAGTTTACAGGGACTCCATCTACGTTTATTACGAGAGTCTTAAGGAAGAAAAGGTAGCTTTAAGGAGGCAAGCCCAGGCTGACTGGGAGAAATTCTTGTTGATGAGGAGTAGGGAACTGAGAGAAGGTGGGGTACTCTTTGTTGGATCGCCTGCTGCTTATATGGATCAAAAGACTTGTCGACTAAGACACTATGGAGAGAAGTTAGTGACTCTGATGACAGACGTATGGAAATCTTTTACAATCTCTGGTAAAATCGCAAGACATGAGTTTATCAATACCAATTTCCCATGCTGTTTGAGGAACACTGATCAAATACGAGAACCATTTGAAATTGAGGGATCCCAAGTCCTGGCATTGGGGCAACATCTTTTGCCGAAATGA